Genomic DNA from Panicum hallii strain FIL2 unplaced genomic scaffold, PHallii_v3.1 scaffold_438, whole genome shotgun sequence:
TGGTGGAGGAGGGCGAGGACGGCAGCCTGTCCCGCCGGTACAGCGCCGCGCCGGTGTGCAAGTGGCTCACCCCCAACAAGGATGGCGTCTCCATGGCGCCGTTCCACCTCCTCGCCAACGACAAGCTCTTCATGCACGCCTGGAGCTACATGACGGACGCGGTCCTTGAGGGTGGCAGCCCGTTCAATAGGGCGTTCGGGACACCTTCCTGGTTCGACTACGCCGGCACGGACGCGCGCTTCAACAGCGTCTTCAATGAGGCCATGAAGCAGCACTCCGTCATCCTCACCGAAAAGCTCCTCGAGCTCTACACGGGCTTCGACGGCGTCCGCACCCTCGTCGATGTCGGCGGCGGCCTTGGCTCCACCATCCACGCCATCACCTCCAGGTACCCGACCATTCATGGGATCAACTTCGACCTCCCCCACGTCATCTCCGAGGCGCCAGCCTACCCCGGCGTGCATGTGCAGCACGTGGGTGGTGACATGTTCGAGGAGGTACCCTCCGGCGATGCCATTCTCATGAAGTGGATCCTCAACTGCTGGGGCGACCACCACTGCGCCAGGCTGCTCAAGAACTGCTACGACGCGCTGCCGCTGCATGGGAAGCTCATCAGTGTCGAGTGCATCCTGCCGGTGAACCCGGACGCCACGAACAGCGCGCAGGGGTTGATCGGCGTCGACGTGTGCCTGCTCGCGTACAGCCCTGACGGCAAGGAGAGGTATGAGAGGGAGTTCGTGGAGCTCGCCAAGGGCGCCGGGTTTACCAGCGTCAAGTCCACCTACATCTACGCCAACTTCTGGGCCATCGAGTACACCAAGTAGCTGCCGCCGGGCAGGCTTCGGCCTCCATCTACATAATAAATTAAAATATTCTACCTAAAGTTTCCATCCTGTGTTTCTCTGCCGGCACTAGACCAAGGTGTCTCTTGTAACTGCCACCTCCATGTTATTTACAAGAATAAAATAGAGAAACACCAGCCGTTTGGCTCTCTCATGAGTTTACATTGCAAAGTTCATGTCTCCTTGACACCGATAGAGAATCGGGCTTCACTCCAGACCAATCACAGCCGGTTAAAATGGCGATCAATGTTTGATTGGTCATGAATTGGGAGTGATCGAGGCTATTCATCACCACCGGTTTGTAGGACAAAGTGGAAATAATCCATCCAGGCTATTTCTCTCCGGGTACGTGGCTCAATCCCGGACTGATTGTGCACCAGGAAACACTCAGATGCTGGTGTCTCAAATCCGTTTTGCTATGCATAGCACAACCACTGGTGATGTGTGATACGAACCGGTGGTGTTTGCTTAGTCATAAGTCCAGCGTTAAGCGAAAGTATGGTATTATGGTGATCAACCCTTCTTGGCGATGGTGGCTTAACTTGAGGAGAGGTGGTGCCATATGTTTTTCTCAAATCCAAATGCTCCACGGTTAGTAACATCGTCCTCACTCCAGTGGTAGTAATGTATAGGTGCTTCTTTTTCTTTAGACATGAGGAAATGGGTTTTCAGATGGATAGGGAAGTTGGATCTTTTATCCAAATTGGAGATCTAATTGATTCACTGGATTTTGAAAGGATTGTTCTGGATGTGTGGAGATTTTAGGTTAACATGCATCTCCAATTTGAGGTGGCAATGCAATCTAACTCAACTTTTTATTAC
This window encodes:
- the LOC112878702 gene encoding flavone O-methyltransferase 1-like; this encodes MGSTDIADEETCLHALQLVSSAVLPMTLRTAIELGLLETLVGAGGKALTPKEVAAKLPSKANPAAASMVDRLLRLLASYNVVSCVVEEGEDGSLSRRYSAAPVCKWLTPNKDGVSMAPFHLLANDKLFMHAWSYMTDAVLEGGSPFNRAFGTPSWFDYAGTDARFNSVFNEAMKQHSVILTEKLLELYTGFDGVRTLVDVGGGLGSTIHAITSRYPTIHGINFDLPHVISEAPAYPGVHVQHVGGDMFEEVPSGDAILMKWILNCWGDHHCARLLKNCYDALPLHGKLISVECILPVNPDATNSAQGLIGVDVCLLAYSPDGKERYEREFVELAKGAGFTSVKSTYIYANFWAIEYTK